The proteins below come from a single Dryobates pubescens isolate bDryPub1 chromosome 43, bDryPub1.pri, whole genome shotgun sequence genomic window:
- the LOC128899308 gene encoding oocyte zinc finger protein XlCOF6-like — MKPGPRPFICGDCGQSFKQSTTLIQHCRTHSGERPYSCAECGKTFTHKSALTQHRSVHSTKSFTCRDCGKSFKHSSSLTIHRRIHTGEHLFPCAECGKSFTTSTLYIRHQLIHSGEKPYSCADCGKSFTERGNLSLHRRVHTGKSFSCAECGKAFRHRSMLIHHRRTHTGEKHFTCVDCGRSFRDRRQLIVHRRTHTGERPFTCADCGTSFSQRGHLIGHHRTHTGEKPFTCADCGKSFSRSDHLLGHRRTHTVEKPFTCADCGKSFSRREQPIVHHRTHTGEKPFTCADCDKSFRDRGSLIVHWHTHTDERPFTCADCGKRFSRSDHLISHRRTHTGEKPYTCADCGKSFSHRHNLISHRRTHTGERPFACADCGKSFTQKGSLNKHRCTHSRE; from the exons ATGAAG cctggcccccggCCCTTCATCTGTGGTGACTGTGGTCAGAGCTTCAAACAGAGCACCACTCTCATCCAGCATTGCCGCACCCACAGCGGTGAGAGGCCATATAGCTGCGCTGAGTGTGGCAAGACCTTCACTCACAAGTctgccctcacccagcaccgcagtgtgcacagcactaagtccttcacctgcagggactgtggcaagagcttcaaacacagctccagtctCACCATCCACCGCCGCATCCACACTGGAGAGCatctgttcccctgtgctgagtgcggcaagagcttcaccacgAGCACTCTATATATCCGGCACCAACTCATCCACAGCGGTGAGAAGCCCTACAGCTGTGccgactgtggcaagagcttcaccgaGAGGGGTAACCTCAGCCTGCACCGTCGTGTGCACACTGGCAAGTCattcagctgtgctgagtgcggcAAGGCCTTCAGACATAGGAGCATGCTCATTCACCACCGTCGCACCCACACCGGTGAGAAGCATTTCACCTGTGTAGACTGTGGGAGGAGCTTCAGAGACAGGCGCCAGCTCATTGTtcaccgccgcacccacaccgGTGAGAGACCgttcacctgtgctgactgtggcacGAGCTTCAGTCAAAGGGGCCATCTCATTGGTCACCATCGCACTCACACCGGTGAGAAACCTTTCACCTGTGCTGATTGTGGGAAGAGCTTCAGCCGCAGTGATCATCTCCTTGGtcaccgccgcacccacacAGTTGAGAAGCCgttcacctgtgctgactgtggcaagagcttcagccgCAGGGAACAACCGATTGTTCACCACCGCACCCACACCGGTGAGAAACctttcacctgtgctgactgtgaCAAGAGCTTCAGAGACAGGGGCTCTCTCATTGTTCACTGGCACACCCACACCGATGAGAGACCgttcacctgtgctgactgtggcaagaggttcAGCCGTAGTGATCATCTCATTTCtcaccgccgcacccacactggtgagaagccgtacacctgtgctgactgtggcaagagcttcagccaCAGGCACAATCTCATTTCCcaccgccgcacccacaccgGTGAGAGGCCCTTCGCTTGTGCTGATTGCGGTAAAAGCTTCACCCAGAAGGGATCCCTCAACAAGCACCGCTGCACCCACAGCAGAGAGTAG